From the Bombus huntii isolate Logan2020A chromosome 4, iyBomHunt1.1, whole genome shotgun sequence genome, the window ttttgATAAACAGAAAAGGAAATGCACTGAGTATACCACCTGGCTGGTTATGTTATTTAGCTCCTGAAATTGTTCGACGATTGAGACCGCAACAGAATTGGGATCAGGAAGAATTACCCTTTACAGAAGCTACCGACGTTTATGCATTTGGGTTAGTGCAAAAAGATGACATAAACtgcaatttaaaaatattatccgtttcattaaaaaattactataGGACCGTGTGGTATGAGCTTTTATGTGGAGAATGGCCATTTAAAGGACAACCTCCAGAAGCTATCATTTGGCAAGTTGGTAAAGGAATGAAGCAAACCTTAGCTAATTTGCAAGCTTCGCGTGATGTAAAGGTACAAAGCATATTcaaatattactttataaagttctaattaatttattttcaagcTTCCCTGAAAATTCATAagtctttttcttatttcttattgatttatttatatatttcataggaCATCCTAATGCTTTGCTGGTCATATCATGCAGAAAATCGGCCCGATTTTGCAAAATTGTTAACTACTTTGGAAAAGCTGCCTCGCAAAAGGTTAGCACGTAGTCCTTCTCACCCTATACATCTTTCTCGTTCTGCAGAATCCGTGTTTTGAATACATTTAAGTCTATTTAAATACACTGTTGTTCTCGTAGTGTAAATATAGAACTCTGCAAGTATTGCCAGATCTTTGTTCGTgaaaggtaaaataaaaataatcactGAAAGATTCATTCGTTTACCTCTCATTTAGGCTAACAAACGTCATTAAAATAAGcatgaaaaaaaattaatgatattttatttcttaagtAACATCACAGTTTGTATACAAAACATCGTTTCATCTTtcataacaataaatattacgaAAATTAAGCGGGAAttcattgttataaaataaaaaaaatactgGATTTAATGtacttatatggtatattatAACACACAAAAAGATTGAGAAACATTGTTTTTAACCACAACAAAAACTTTCATCAGTTACACATTTTTTGTAGTTCTTGTAGTTGCCTTCGAAGATATGCAGcgcgtaatttatttaaagcTATCCTTTTCTTAAACATTAGCACCAAAGGCTTAGTAATTATATCTGTTATGTGAACCAATGTTCGAGTTCTCACTGTAATTAATAACTCAATTAATTTTCTCTTTATAACAAATAGAACTTCTTCatactataaaataaataaactaacCAGCATTATTGTATATGTTGGCAAGAATATCCTGATGATCTTTAAATGTTTCTGCCATCTCATCTTCTTCTTGTACCAAAAGTTTTAGCAAATCTGTCATtgtctaaaaaatatataaagattaaattataattgaaatttacttataaattaaaaataaccaAATCTGTATTCgtctgaaaaatatataaaaattaaattataattgaaatttacttGTAGACCAAAAGTAACCAAATCCGTATTATTTGAAAACTTACTTTTAAACATGTATTTGATATTGGTGTATGAACAATTTCTAATGGAATCTCTATTACTTTCTCATTGTGAGattggaaacaaattaaagaaatCTCTTGTtcctaaaaaatattttatttaacaaactGAAAATGTAACACAGCATtaagattatttatttattgtttacctTAGTTTCTTTACTCTCTGAAAATACTGAAAATATTAAACCCACAAAACCATGATCCATTGTTTGGTAATTTGTTTGAGTTCTAATATCTGGGAAAGTATTCGTTACATGAAAATGAttcttttgtaattataatCTGTTCTcataacaatataaaataatttctatactGACCAAGATGTGATGGATAAACTGTGATGTGAGGATGAGAATGATACCATCCAAGAACACGCACAGGACGTTTCAATTCTTCACTTAAGCGTTCTGCTTCAGTAACAGCTTTCAACAATTGTTCAGCTGAAATTTCTACCCTGTCTTTCTTTTTGTCCAGACGTCGTAAAATAATGACAGCTATGATTTTTGCAACATCACGTACTGTCTAACATGAATTATTAATGAagcaatatatatttttttacatatataacaaattatataaatatatatactcATGAACATACATCCCCCATTAATAGACCCATTACTTCAAAGCTTTCTGTCGATAGGGCATGTTGTAAGCATACCATGTATACGTCAGTCTGTAATTCTACTTTTGACAATGTAAATGCAGACATTGTGCAAATCCTAaacttaattattattctCAATGTTTTTTATAAATGGAGAGCCTGTAATCATATTAAACATGAGATTTGAAAGATTAACTTTTATATTAGTAACCAAAGGTAAATAGTATAAtcattcttttatatttaaaaatataaactttataaacaaaaaagaaaaagtaacctttaatactatttaaaataaaaacaaactTAAAACCAATTATCATTCATATTGTTATTCCAATGTTTATACTTTCAATTATTCCTTTTAACAAacttatgaaataattattgttttattaatgTTGAAAATCACTAAAGTTTGCATACGAATTAcacgcatatatatatttatgcaaatctTCGGAACGGAAATAACAATATTGTTTAAATTCtcgtattttttaaacttttatatattgttatgcaaattatatttcgtgaaatattaaaatgttcaaaCTAAACTTTGTCACTAATTATGCATCGATGTGCACTTATTACTCTAAGTGGAATCCCCTTTCGCATTTGGAAAATGTGACAACCAAGGTAGGTGGCGTTAAACGACGTTtcttttccaataaatataatCTGTACATATGAAAAGTAAATATGCATGTATACCACgtggaaatatatatcatatacatatgtatattttaaaatcgatgaaatttgCCAAACTGAAAGTatataaaagatttaaaacgagtgaaaaagttataattgtagaagttattttattacaaaatattacatctttctttttaaatgaacaagataaaattattttaataagagAGATCAATCGTAAAAGAATtgaacattaaaaaatatttcactcGTTAATTATAAATGGTAATTCAAATACATTGATTATACAAGTTCCGCCTAACTTCtgcattttaaatatttctgtaatttgTAGACATACggaaaaaattttgtttataatgTTACAAAGGGGACTGTAGCGTATcatattaataattctttctttctttttttaaatgggGGATTTTCGAAGATTCCAAAATtcctatttttttaattgaactATATGTCTTTGTATATATCAATATATACCAATTGACGTTCTTTTTCATTCTCTATAAAAGAAGTATATTAAAAGTAAGTACTTGTATTTGAGAAGAATTAGTTTGAAAgatgttttaattttaattttgtgaaacttatggaagataagaaaaatataaatgcagGAGTATTATTTTCAGGTATTAAAAGTATTGTCTTCTTTATCTTTCATACGTTagattttttgaaattaaaatattttttaaatagatcatttccaaattgaaatatcctaatacgttttaattaaacatcaatttaaaaaaataagaatcttgatattttaagaaatatgaTTTGAAAAACAATTTTTGCGCCATTATACTTAtctttttgaaataaataatgtttttccttgaaatttgtttgattCATCAAGAACAAATGGTATTTAAAGTCTACTTAGGCAGAACACCCTGTGCATTTTACCTAATGCTCATTAAAAATTGTAGcatattattaacaatatttattattatatctataaatattgGTAAGAATagtctttattttttataaatcttaattttttatttttcttttaatattaacaatatattgaaatttaaattgaaGAACAGTTTACTTTTAAAAAAGGACTATACACAATAGACATATATGTAATTCTCTACGTgctcgtattttattttatataatcattTTACAGAATCGAATTATAAAAAgctattgaataaaatatcatatactcgttttaaagaatttaaaaataaattaaattaacggGATTAAATGTTTCCTGCACTGCTTGCTATAGATTACTTTACTTCAAGGCGAATTACGATTCATAACAACTTAATATTCaacaattttcgtcaaattttTAAGAGTACCTGGTGAAGCATTTCGTGTACGTTTGATAATTATTAAGTTATAATGATTAATAATGAACACATTTCACGGAAATAACGTTTCGTTAAATCGGTTATACAGTTGAGCAAATATAAGTTTGCAAAGATGAAATGTCGGAAATGTGCCTAACTTTCAGAGCTGACGATACATGCAACGATCAATAAcattcaattaattttttattaataaatgacTGATAGAATGGCTAGTAGAGAAACATCAATTAATTCGAAAAACTCGGATGACCACAGTGTCGAGGTTCGTAAATTTGCAATGAAATACTccaaattttcataattgctTTTAACAATATGCACTATAAGTCCATAACTTTTATTATTCAATCTTTCATCCAATAATATTACAcaaacaatgaaataaaattttaattcaataaaatttcatatttcaattcATACACTTAGAAAGAATCATTATTGTACATCTGAAAatcttatatatatagtaattattctatatatgcacatattatattaaagaTTACATGCATATTATagtaatgtaattttaatagtAAGTGTTCAGCATCCAATATGTGctaattataaatttgaatttatattttagacATTGGCAGAAGTCTTCAGGTGTTTCATTTGTATGGAAAAATTGACAGATGCACATCTTTGTCCCCATTGCAGTAAATTATGTTGTTATACGTGTATCAGGAGGTGGTTGACAGAACAACGTTCACAATGTCCTCATTGTAGAGCTTCCTTGCTTTTACACGAATTAGTTAATTGTAGATGGGTTGAAGAAGTAACACAGCAGCTTGATACTCTTCAAGCTGTTGGTATTTCAAACTCTAGGCATGATGATTCCAATAGAGACAggtatttgtaattttaggCTTATAGTTCTTTGTTAGTTTAGTAATTAAtaactatatattattatatagtaataactatgtattttttaaacaggTGTACTGTGCATCGTGAAAAATTGTCTGTTTATTGCTGGACTTGTCGTAGATGCATATGTCATCAATGTGCTCTTTGGGGTGGTACCCATTCAGGACATACTTTCAAGCCATTAGAAGAAGTTTATGATCAACATGTTACACAAATAAAGGCAGAAGTAGGTCAATTAAAGAGAAGATTGATGGAGTTAATAAGTCTTGTTCAAGAAGTGGTATGTGTAAATTTCATCCAGtatattgaatattataaaatcaaagtgttattttatatttaatgttttacTAGGAACGAAATGTTGAATCTGTAAGAGCTGCAAAAGATGAAAGAGTTAGAGAAATTAGAAATGCGGTTGAATTGATGATAGCACGTTTAGATTCTCAGTTAAAAGCTAAATTGTTAACATTAATGGGTCAAAAGAATTCTTTGACATTAGAAACAGAACAGCTAGAAGCTTTATTGCAAGAAGTAGAACATCAATTGCACACTTGTACTCGTTCCGAACTTATAATTAAAAGTACAGATCTTTCGCGGATGATACATCAAGTACGAAAGAAACCGATGACAAGTTTTGTTACTGCTCCTGTTCCAGCTGATTTTCataggtttcatatttattCTTTATGCTTCTATGCAATGTAAGACCAATGTCAAGAAAATATCAATGTTTAATAATAGTTTACTATTTTAGCGAAATCGTTCCGGGATATGATAGTGCTACATTTGCAATGCAAAATTTTACACAATTGCAGTTAAAAGCAGATCCAGTATATTCTGCGCCCTTACACGTGAATGGATTATGCTGGAGGTTAAAAGTATATCCTGATGGAAATGGTGTTGTACGCGGAAATTATTTATCTGTTTTTCTAGAACTAAGCGCAGGTTTACCGGAAACATCGAAGTACGtaaagataattttatttttaattacgttttagtcaaaaattatttttccagGTATGAATATCGAGTTGAAATGATTCATCAAGGATCTCGAGATACAAGTAAGAACATCGTTCGAGAATTTGCTTCTGATTTCGAAATCGGTGAATGCTGGGGCTACAATAGATTTTTCAGATTAGATTTACTTGCAACCGAGGGTTATTTAAATACTGAATTGGATACTCTTATATTACGGTAAGTTAAATATgtgatatttcttctttgtcACAATACTGTGTAATTATAACATGAAAATCAATAACAGGTTTCAAGTACGTCCACCAACATTCTATCAGCGTTGCAGAGATCAACAATGGTATATCAGTCAATTACTTACAGTCCAGAATCAATATGCCACTCAAATTAATGAATTGAAAGAGGTACTATGCAgctttgaaatattcaattgTATATTTGTACATACCTCATCACATACACTTGTTTGTAGAGATTAGCAATTGAAATATCGCGAAATGCTATGGCTGCAACCAGAGTACCTAGTGGAGCAACATTGTGTGGGTCAACATCAAATGTGACATCTATAATGATGCAGCAACAGTCACAAGCTGTTGGTGATCCATTACTTAATTCCAATTCTACACGTTCAGCTGAAACATATCAAAATGGCACATCTACAAGGTAAATTAATATCTTCCTTCTAATTGACATCTTCAAAGTTGTGAGAAACAATGTTTTAAGACCTGAACAATTTTATGTTGTTTATATAGTAGATCAGTACAAAACGTTCTGCCTGGTGGAGGTAACAGTGGTATTTTATCAGATCAATTATTGCCCTTGTGTGAATTGGGAGAACCTTCAAATATGCGTGCTCTTGGTTCCTCTTCAACGTTATCTTCTATTTCGTCCAAAACAAGCTTAAAACAACACAGAATAAATAACTTAAGCGTTGTTGAAGCTGAACCGCCTGGTATGCATAGTACAAACGATAGTTCTGTAGGAGATTGTCCAGCTACGAGTACTCACTCTCCACCTCCTTCATATTCTTCGCCGACAGTGCTTAATCAACAGCAACTAAATCTCCTGTCTAGTAGCAGCAGTAGTGATAGTGGAGTAAGATAttgaaattaacaaatttttgaataatttaatttatattgaaTTTATA encodes:
- the LOC126865085 gene encoding E3 ubiquitin-protein ligase TRIM37-like isoform X1 → MTDRMASRETSINSKNSDDHSVETLAEVFRCFICMEKLTDAHLCPHCSKLCCYTCIRRWLTEQRSQCPHCRASLLLHELVNCRWVEEVTQQLDTLQAVGISNSRHDDSNRDRCTVHREKLSVYCWTCRRCICHQCALWGGTHSGHTFKPLEEVYDQHVTQIKAEVGQLKRRLMELISLVQEVERNVESVRAAKDERVREIRNAVELMIARLDSQLKAKLLTLMGQKNSLTLETEQLEALLQEVEHQLHTCTRSELIIKSTDLSRMIHQVRKKPMTSFVTAPVPADFHSEIVPGYDSATFAMQNFTQLQLKADPVYSAPLHVNGLCWRLKVYPDGNGVVRGNYLSVFLELSAGLPETSKYEYRVEMIHQGSRDTSKNIVREFASDFEIGECWGYNRFFRLDLLATEGYLNTELDTLILRFQVRPPTFYQRCRDQQWYISQLLTVQNQYATQINELKERLAIEISRNAMAATRVPSGATLCGSTSNVTSIMMQQQSQAVGDPLLNSNSTRSAETYQNGTSTSRSVQNVLPGGGNSGILSDQLLPLCELGEPSNMRALGSSSTLSSISSKTSLKQHRINNLSVVEAEPPGMHSTNDSSVGDCPATSTHSPPPSYSSPTVLNQQQLNLLSSSSSSDSGELSEHDIYLDECEHNEPHLTLLDDNSNDENDVDDETMSGENDVEVAESLTPWIQNKQRTKQQSNREGTGDIRRLGGNDSLEDEIMLQLFKIQDRNSAWSSLCFNQHVDDNCDSRTSLAALQHHNSNPLQPEHDSTSNDQFTDKRSTCSSHLCQPQMMCSGRPKLSQLSNICQQEVSGLIACGSQTRSEPATRSNSIDCEKELPNISVANKINHEVETSRSDLIVPNVLLDSNKIMSKHLLSRRQSSPSSSANVNIINNENNKIFEFEQLLETIQLSSMFQKDTASCFNKLRKNIPLEGKSNGCVTTTIKSTALSLGHDVPLSSTSNAVTDSIPSPNNYSWAPALYQHKHGQKNVLETTMPASSNDSSNKCTAEKSLEETNS
- the LOC126865115 gene encoding lys-63-specific deubiquitinase BRCC36-like: MSAFTLSKVELQTDVYMVCLQHALSTESFEVMGLLMGDTVRDVAKIIAVIILRRLDKKKDRVEISAEQLLKAVTEAERLSEELKRPVRVLGWYHSHPHITVYPSHLDIRTQTNYQTMDHGFVGLIFSVFSESKETKEQEISLICFQSHNEKVIEIPLEIVHTPISNTCLKTMTDLLKLLVQEEDEMAETFKDHQDILANIYNNAVRTRTLVHITDIITKPLVLMFKKRIALNKLRAAYLRRQLQELQKMCN
- the LOC126865085 gene encoding E3 ubiquitin-protein ligase TRIM37-like isoform X2, translating into MTDRMASRETSINSKNSDDHSVETLAEVFRCFICMEKLTDAHLCPHCSKLCCYTCIRRWLTEQRSQCPHCRASLLLHELVNCRWVEEVTQQLDTLQAVGISNSRHDDSNRDRCTVHREKLSVYCWTCRRCICHQCALWGGTHSGHTFKPLEEVYDQHVTQIKAEVGQLKRRLMELISLVQEVERNVESVRAAKDERVREIRNAVELMIARLDSQLKAKLLTLMGQKNSLTLETEQLEALLQEVEHQLHTCTRSELIIKSTDLSRMIHQVRKKPMTSFVTAPVPADFHSEIVPGYDSATFAMQNFTQLQLKADPVYSAPLHVNGLCWRLKVYPDGNGVVRGNYLSVFLELSAGLPETSKYEYRVEMIHQGSRDTSKNIVREFASDFEIGECWGYNRFFRLDLLATEGYLNTELDTLILRFQVRPPTFYQRCRDQQWYISQLLTVQNQYATQINELKERLAIEISRNAMAATRVPSGATLCGSTSNVTSIMMQQQSQAVGDPLLNSNSTRSAETYQNGTSTRSVQNVLPGGGNSGILSDQLLPLCELGEPSNMRALGSSSTLSSISSKTSLKQHRINNLSVVEAEPPGMHSTNDSSVGDCPATSTHSPPPSYSSPTVLNQQQLNLLSSSSSSDSGELSEHDIYLDECEHNEPHLTLLDDNSNDENDVDDETMSGENDVEVAESLTPWIQNKQRTKQQSNREGTGDIRRLGGNDSLEDEIMLQLFKIQDRNSAWSSLCFNQHVDDNCDSRTSLAALQHHNSNPLQPEHDSTSNDQFTDKRSTCSSHLCQPQMMCSGRPKLSQLSNICQQEVSGLIACGSQTRSEPATRSNSIDCEKELPNISVANKINHEVETSRSDLIVPNVLLDSNKIMSKHLLSRRQSSPSSSANVNIINNENNKIFEFEQLLETIQLSSMFQKDTASCFNKLRKNIPLEGKSNGCVTTTIKSTALSLGHDVPLSSTSNAVTDSIPSPNNYSWAPALYQHKHGQKNVLETTMPASSNDSSNKCTAEKSLEETNS